The segment ACATGTTGAGCCGCGCGTTGATCTCGATGCAGGGATACAGCTTTCCGTCCCTCCCGATCATCGCATCCAGACCGACCAGACCGTAGTAGCCGTGCGCATGCAGCGCTTGCCCAATCTGCTCGGCATACGCTCGTACACGCTCTTCTGCCGACGCTGTCAGCTGATGCGGAGACATATGCCCGAGATGCGTCCCATTCTGCACAAGCGCAGTCAGAATCGTCACCTGCCGCACCTGGCCGTCCCGGCTTACTAGAAATTGCACATTCAGGTCCTGTGCATTATCGATCCATTGCTCCAGCACGAATTCCGTATGTTCCGTCCCCTGTCTCACCGCTGATTGACGCAGCATGCGCAGCACTTGCTGAAACTTGGCGGCGCTGTCTATGCGCAGCATTCCTTTGCCCGACACGCCCATGCCTTCCTTCAATACAAGCGGACCCTCCGCCAAGTGCGGAGCCAGCTCCGCGAAGGCCGATTCCAGCTCGCTCAGCGTACGAACCGTTCGTCCCGGCACCTGCGGAATACCCAGCTGTTCACAGAGCTCCCGGCTAAACAGCTTGCTGTTCACCTCGCGAGTTACAGAGGTGCGCGGCGCCGCAAGCGGAATGTGCCAATCTTCAGCCAGCGCTTCCTCCCATACCGACACGCCATGAGGAAGCAGGAAGCCGTCCCCCGCTTCTGCCCAGCGACGAACCGCAGAGGGAGCGCCGGAGGAAGTAGCGGCGAGCAGCTGGCAAGTAAGCGACTCGTTGGAAGAGAGCGACTTGGACTCAGGGGCGAAAATAGCGGGGGAGCGCCATCCAAGGGAGAGCAAATAGGAAAGGAAGGAATCGTCAGGCTCGCTCGGGAGCAGCACCAGATCTTCAGGTGCTGCCAAGAGCAGCGCCAGCTCGGATAGAGCCAACGGCGCTTGCGTGACGCTCGGCACGCCCGGCAGCCCAATCACGTCCTTGCTTCGCCAGTCCTGCTCCACCTCGAAATTGCCAAGCCAGGCAAGCCGGCCCCGTTGCGAATCGATATGCAAGGCTTCCATCCATGCCTCGCGCCATTTTGTCATCTTGCATTCTCCTTTCGCAGCAGCATACAGCCTGTCCCATGCTTCCTGTCCGCATAGACAAGCAGGATCTCTGATTTCCCTGTCTTCGCCAGTTGAAGCTCGGCTAGGGCGTACCACAAATCAGCGGTTCCCTGATTCACCGCCTGCCGCTTCAGGAACGTCTTCGGAAAAGCATGACGCATCCCGGAAACAAACGGTTCATCCACCAT is part of the Xylanibacillus composti genome and harbors:
- a CDS encoding ATP-grasp domain-containing protein → MTKWREAWMEALHIDSQRGRLAWLGNFEVEQDWRSKDVIGLPGVPSVTQAPLALSELALLLAAPEDLVLLPSEPDDSFLSYLLSLGWRSPAIFAPESKSLSSNESLTCQLLAATSSGAPSAVRRWAEAGDGFLLPHGVSVWEEALAEDWHIPLAAPRTSVTREVNSKLFSRELCEQLGIPQVPGRTVRTLSELESAFAELAPHLAEGPLVLKEGMGVSGKGMLRIDSAAKFQQVLRMLRQSAVRQGTEHTEFVLEQWIDNAQDLNVQFLVSRDGQVRQVTILTALVQNGTHLGHMSPHQLTASAEERVRAYAEQIGQALHAHGYYGLVGLDAMIGRDGKLYPCIEINARLNMSTYHTRLLQDWAPAGKHALIRPFSFSKQAPLAFVQIQQALQAKLYRVDSGHGVILCAYAPVNSSDPHGRRGKLYTTMIGDSAEECLQLERFCRQQLQQIGGIGLKVDV